From the Piliocolobus tephrosceles isolate RC106 chromosome 14, ASM277652v3, whole genome shotgun sequence genome, the window CTACCAACAAATGCGGGGAGTGTGTGGCAGGTAAGAAAAAAGGCAGTCCCTAAGGCCATGGAGAGAGGCATGGCACTTCACACCATGGGGAAGAACATGGAGAGGGGACAGTGTCCACCCATCCTACACTCTGGAGAACATAGTGAAGAGTGGACTATTGAGGAGGTTCAAAGGGGATGCAGGGAACAGAAGTGGAATTGGATCAAACTCGACTGGACATCCTAATTAAGGAACCAAGCAAAGTCTGCCACTAGCTCCCTTGTCTGTAGTCCTGATCCATGTCCAGATTGTCTCTCTGGACAATGCCATGGCTTCCAGCATCCTGTGTTCCCTTATTTGTGAAAAAAGTTTTCTAGGGATAACTCTTTAGTGGCAGAGATGCCACCAAAAGAACTGGAAAACATACTCCAAAGTCAGTCTCTAGAGAAGAAATCGCTGTTTCCTTTGACCCTACTGAAGATGTCATCCAATCATTCAAATTGCAAAAATTACAACTCCAACAGACAAATACGGAAAGGAAGAAGCTAGgatctaagaaaaagaaaacaaaatgaagaagaaaacctGGGATGTGAATTGGCATCGGGAAACTTTGGGTTTGATTCCTTTAAATTTTAAGCTGCAAGACTCAAGCTTGTAtatctatcttctttcttttccttcactttGGAGGTAAGTAATTTTGTTCCTGCAAAAAGAGACTGCCTTAGGATGAACATGTTTTAAGTGAGTGTTCCAGGCTTTCAAAAGGGCTTGTTATTTTGGGGACATGGTTTCCTTTTAATATACTGCTAAATTGAAAAAGTGAGTTCTTACTGGGAAATTTTCAGAGACTTTTCATGTAGGTCCTTATCaacattagaattattttttttagattgggtgcagtggctcaagcctattaatcccagcattttgggaggatgaggtgggtggatcacttgagcccaggagctcaaaccagcctgggcaacatggtgaaacccccatctctacaaaacatacaaaaattagctgggcatggtggcgtgtgcctatagtcccagctacttggtggggaACAGGgaattgggggtgggggcagaaggggctgaggtgggaggattgcttgagcctagaaggtcaagactgcactgagctatgatcatgccactgcacttcaccctgggtgacagaatgagaccctgtctcaaaaataaataaataaataaaaatggttaagTAATTAATGTTTGAATATGTCTAAGAGACTGGTTTATTTTTCAACTATTTATATGTGCTGATTCATTGGGAGTTACTTTAGTTCCTAAACAAATCAATATTTTggtctttttctattttagttatAGGACATTGATTATTCTCTGCCTCCAAGACCAGACATAAGTACTACAGGCCACTAAATTACCCCAATACTGTTTTATgacttggattttattttaaagcactaATTTTACATCCAGGCTTAACCAAACACTGGCTCCATATGCTTCACTTTCAAGTATATAGAAAGAAATGCCCAGAAGTTTCTGGAAGAGGGATTTGTACTATATTTCAGACAAAGGAAGATATATATCagcagaaaaaaaggcaaagctgAATCACTAAATGCTGAAGACACTTCTAGGGGAATAATTAAGGGCTGACTTTCTCCTAGGACTTTGCgctaaaagaagaataaagaaaaatggagataTTATCTCCAGAGTGGAGAGGATTTGCAGAAATCGTCTCACTAATATTTTACAACTGATTATCTTCCAAGTATACTAAAAGGTCAAAGAGATTGTTTAAGGTTGTGAAAAATCCACAGGGGTAGAGTTAAATTAAAATTGTAGCATGAGGGAATTAGTCCACTAAAAATTGTGGACTAAATTTTTAGATTGGCATTCGTTTTGTCAACAGCAATAAAAAGGTAGAAGTGACACAGAAAAATCAgggaatttaagaaaaaaaatagactacAAACTGGCTTCTATTGATATAATTCTAATCTAAGTTGATAACTTTCTCAGCTTTGGACATTATTTATGAAGCAATGTAGGGAAATTAtcctaaaatttttttctgtggaattttacatttttataacagTACATCTAATGCTCCAAAATGGGCTATCCAGGTACTGCAGAATGTGGACTATAAATGCAAACGTAGTTAATCCATACCAAGATTGGGATATAATGGAACTCGCTGTTACTCCCTTATTTCctgttttctgctttcattttctcttggAAAGAGGTACGGGATTCTGCCAAGGGACACTGAGAATGACCTGGGATGGTCTGAGGGATGTCAGGGGTAATGAGAAGGTAGGCTTGTAGCTAGGATGTCGGCAATCAGCAAGGACACCTGCACAGCCCCAGAATGCCAGCTCTGTCTGGGTCTTCTGAGATCCAATTATAAGGATTCAAGGAACACTGTGACGGATACACAGTTTGAACAGTATGGGTTCAAGTTACACAATTACAATTTTTGATATCTTTGCCTGATGGTTTCTTATATTTGGCTTAGTTGTATTTTCAGATCTCTTGACTGGCTCTTATCTTTTAAGAATTTGGTGAGAACTACTAAACTGCGGCCATGCCTTTTTCTACATACTCTAGGCCTTAGGAGAAACTGAAGTCAGGTTAAAAGCATATCAATGCATGCTCACTGCCCTAGTGCAAAGGGAGCAACACAGCTCATCTGTTACTTGTTAGGGATCTGGAGTCAGGCTTATCCAGATTCTAAGGTAGATACTCACTTTCTACCTCAGGCAAAATATTTAACTTTCccttatctacaaaaaaaaaaaaaaaaaaccgataACAAGAATAAAAGCATGTATCAACTATTACAGtactattgtgaggattaaattagcaGTGTCTGAAACACAGCACATATTCAGTATATGTCATTTTGTTGTAAACATTATCTGAATTGTTTGcgtatatacaaaaatcaaatgctAAGTTtgtggcctgtttttgttttttcaaaacatattttacatcTGTAAACTCCTGAATCCCTACTGTCTGCTCCTATGTCCCAGATAAGAATGAATTACTACTCCCAAGTGTAGACTGTCCTGGATTATTTGAAGACAAGGAAGATAACTGTCATCTGTCCTAGTACTGACAACTGCAATTTGACCAATGGGCCCTTAAATGGACACTGCTGCAGAATGAAATAAGTCTAAGAATGGCAAGGAGGGACCACAGAGAACCTgcagggaaaagagaaaacatagcTTTATGTTCTGGCCCATGTGGAAAAGAACAGGAGTTAGAGCAGGGCTTTAGGCAACACCTCAAAGCCAGCAGCTTTTCCTTATTGCCTTATTTAAGACAATGGGAGCTTttggcccagcgcagtggctcacgcctataatcccagcactttgggaggccaagacaggtggttcatgaggtcaggagattgagaccaacttggccaacatggtgaaatcctgtctctaccaaaaatacaaaaattagctaggtgtggtggcatgcacctgtagtcccagctactcaggaggctgagtcaggagaatcacttgaacctgggaggcagaagttgcagtgagctaagatcgcgccactgcaatccagcctgggcgacagagcaagactctgtctcaaaaaaaaaaaaaaaaaaagaaagaaggaaagaaagtgggAGCTTTTTATGTGACTTGAGGCTCTCCCAGTGCTCCTGCTACAGGGAAGGTCTTTTCAGGTTGACAGACACCGTATCCAGATAAGGAAGAATCATCTAGCACTGAACACTCTGGAGCCAATCAGGATGCTTGTGTCAAGTCCAGAGAGTGAATATGCTCTCCCTATATGCTGCAGGCTCCTGACACACTTAGGTAGGCTTACTAATTATGAATCACATTCGATCTGCATGTAGCCGAGAGTGGGCTGGTGGAACAGCTGTTGCTGGAGGATTTGGTGAGCCACAGTAGAAAGGGCATCTGGCAATACGAAAGAGAAACAGTgtctaatataaaaatagaatgagGCACTGTGGGAGCAGGCCTAAAAAGGGGCCAATCAAGCAAAACTGGGGTATGTGCTTCTCACCCAGCTTAAAGAGCCAAGATCTCTCTCTGCAGCATGGCTGCAGcctcttcttcctcatctctGGATGAATCTCCAGGAGGACCCAGACCCCTCAGTTTCAGCACATTTGCCCCTGCTTTCTCCCAGATGAGAGGtatgatttttctaatttagaCATATGTCTGACCTAGTAATGCTGGACACCAGGAAGGCCCGTTTTGGTTTCTGTGATATCCTTGCTGCCAAGGCCTGAGAGTCTGAAACCATCTAAGAGTTTTTGCAGTGCTCACATGCATGTCGCATGGTGTCAAGAGCCTAGAGATGAGTTGAAAAGATTCCCAGACATGACACTTCAGGGGTAAAAAGTCTACTTGGGGGTTAAGTCACATCAGCAGGCTCATTTCTCTACCTTTCCTTATAGTTTCTGGACACTTGCTTATAATGAACTTCTCTGATTACGGAGGAGTGGGGAAAACACAGGAAAGAGATTGTGGCGATTCTGCAATGGGAATGGAGGGGTTTTAAACTATATTAATTTTCATCAAAATGCACTCCTTTGAGCTGGGATGTGATATGATACTGCCACTTCTGACAATGCCTCAGGACACAGTTGAGTCTGTAAAGCTTCTCAGGACTCTAAAAGTCAGACTGTCCTATAATCCCCCAATACAGAGGTCCCCTCTATCTTTCCAAAGTTCCCATGAGAAATCAAGGTGGCACGGCAACTGAATGGGGACACCATTTCAGACCACAGGAATGAACGTGCTAACGATGTAGAAGTCCCCAGTGTGATGGAGAAGGGGGGCTCAGAGTAGCTAGCTCTCACATCATGGAAGAATGTGGTGAAGATGAAGACACTCCATGCAGAGGTGTGGGGGAAAGCACAGATTTCCTGCCCCCATACACAGAACACGGTGACTGTGTAGACACAAATCCATACTGTAGGCCAGTTTCTTGGCCCATGTGTTGAGTAAAGGTCCCCTCAGCCCTCAGGGTGGACAGAGTGTGGAAGAGCTGGAGGCCCAAACTTACTTTATTAAGTTGCAAACAGTTTTGTTCATCTACTCCAATGTGCCTTACAAAAATGACCCTTTTCTATGCATGATAGGTTGGGAAGCACTGCTGTCTCTGTCTGTAAAAGACACAGTGAAGCCAAGTACATTCCCAAACCCTCGGAGAACGTGGTGGAAATACAGACTGTGACCCACCACCACGCACAAGCACCCAGTGATAAGATGCAGACGCCGCCGCATACCGTGGAGAAGAACATGGTGAAGGTGTAGACAGCAGCTTCCAGCACATATCGACTCCGAATGGCCAGGACCACAGGTGGCAGAAACATGAGGTTGCTCAGGCAGAGCAGGAGTGTGGACAGCAGCTGGAATCCATAGGTGAGCGCATCTGCACTGTCGGTGCAGCCCCAGCCTCTCCACCCTGCGTGTGGGGAGGGAACAGGATGGAAGAGGACAGACGGCAGCCATGGGGCCTATGCCACTGCCCGTGGAGGGTGGTCTCACCCCGGCTCTGCCAAAGCCGTCCCCAATTCAGGCTGAGCACTCCCCTACTCCCGCCGCCTGCCCACAGGCCCACAGGTCCACCTCCAGTCCACCGCAGCCCGCTCACCGGCCTTGCACTCGCAGGCTGCGTACAGATAGTTGTGTGTGCGCAGCAGCTTGCACTGGCCATAGGGCCCGCAGTCGTCCACGCATGGGGACAGGAAGGTGCGCATCCGCACCTCGGCCGTCGCGTTGCGGCACCGCACGAACCTGCGCACACACTCGCAGTCACCTGGGGCCCCGGGCCACCCCCGCCGAGTCCCGGTCCCAGCcctggccccgccccgccccgctcACCGAGGCCCCACCCCGCACAGGGAGCGGAGGGCCAGGAACCAGGTCCCCGTCTGCGGGAATGGGATTCGCAGCCTGGCAACTCTGGTAGTGGCACTGACGGAGAGGAGGAAGCCGGCCAGGGACtctgaagggagaaggaaggggtcagtgagaggaaggaggagtcggGACCCAAGAACCCTCACCCACCTGCCCCCACTTCCCGGAACCCTAGCCTATCATTCCTCCATTCCATCCCTCCCCACCTTCACCCCtgcccgccaccaccaccacccccaccccgccccaccaCACTGCagcttcttctcctcctccattCCTAACCCCACCTTTGGAACAGGTCACTGCTGCATCCCCCAGGCTCAAGGGCACCTCGTGAGTCAAGCATCCAAACACCGTCACGTTTTCCTGGCGCACGGAGCTCTGGGGAGGGTAGGTATGGAGGTGAGGCTGCCACATTCTCCAGCTCCACCCACAGCCACCCTCAGACTCCCACCCCTATTAACCCACACCTTCCAAGGACAGCCCATTCCTCCCGGCGCTCTGCACGCCAAAGCTGTCCTCTCACCTCCATTCTCagaacagaaaaactgaaaaacaacagaTCCTCCACAGCAGAAATCTTTCAAGGACTGATGAGACGGCAAGGCCCAATTCTGAATCTGTTCTTTGGGCAGAAGTGTTTCAATTCTGTCCGAGCAAAAGAGAACACCCTCTTTTTCAGTCCTATCTAGCTCATTGAGGGGAAGGAGGGCTGTTGCCAGTTATAGAAACTAATTGTGGACAAAGGCAATTGTAAGGTTTTCCATCATCTTCACCTGGACCCCAAGACAGGTGGAGCATGAAGACACTCACTCCAATTCAGGTGAAATGATCCTAGGTACTGAACAGTGGTAACAGAATGCCCAAGAGCTTAAATGTAGCAACATGGCTGGGATTAAAAGAAACTAGATAATCTGCAAGAGTAAATGTAAGGGGTTGTCTACAAGAATAAAGGTAACAGGATGCCATAAGCTCACCTCATTCAAGAAGGATTTGAGGCAGCttacataaaatagaatacaataaATGCCTGAGGGAAACTTAAAAATCAGGATAGGAAAATAAAGTCTGTCCCTAATGTAGGCCATATATTTGATACTGACTTCCAAGCAACCAAAGCAAAGGAAGTATAATGAGTTACCAGATTTGCAACTACATAATATAAAAGCTAATCAGTCTCTGGAGAATCACAGCATCCAAAGGGGAAGTTCTGAGATAAATTCTCATCAAAGCAGCACTGCGTGTTGTCATGCATCCTGTCCTCAGCCACAAGAGTGAGTTTCATACAACTTGCTTATGTAACTTCCTTCAATGCAAGCCCGGGGCAATATGCCAAAGTATTACTCAGTGAAAGTCTTTCTAGGAGGGAgccaaagaaaaaagtatatgtaGTTCTCTGATCCACATGTCCAGTTCTTGAtccaaggggagaaaaaaaatcaaaatatttggaGGAAATACCTTTCAGAATAAACAgaacaggctgaggtgggtagcaCATGTCATAGAATGCAGATGATGGAATGTAAACAGATGCTCATTAAAGTGAATGGATGGAAATGCAGAGAGGGAAAGGGTGAGGGGCTGCAGGAGGGCTAGGCTTCTATTCTCAGGGTACTGAGGAAGAAACAACAAGTATGGGCAAGGCTGTCCTCTAATTCAGGGTCTACAGTTTCAAGGTCGAATCAAGATCTCACTGTCATTGCCCAGAGGCATGGCAATAAGCAAACACAAAATACATACAGTCTTAGCGAGAACAAAGAGAGAATTTGATTatgtaaataagaaatatattcagGGTGAATAAATGACTCTAACAGGACCACTAGAAAGTTCTAAACCATGTCCCATAAAAGGCCACATAAAGCCACAGACCAGGCCTCAGGTTGGCTGATGAGAAAgtggtccctgccctcagagcTGGAGGATAGTAGAGTTAAAAGGATCCCTGGCTGGGGGAACAGTATGTAAGTTATTGGATCAAAGCTAAGCTGAAGATATTCTCTAATGGGCCAGCATAGGGCTCCGCCCTCATCTCAGTCTTAATGCTGACAGTAATGACTAAGAAGTACAAAAAGTTGGCTTTGCAAGTGTGTGAATTACACAAAGTGGAGAAGGCCTGAGTCCCAAACCAGTATTAGGCAATGCCTCAAGGAGGGACATAAATTCTTCCATTCAGGTTCAAAAATTCACTGCAAAAATACAATATGCGAATTGGCACCAAAATGTGTATGCCCCTTGATTACAACTAGAGACACAAAGCAATTAATGGGGAAAAGAAATGGGAGGACATAAACCAAAAAcagctgtgggccaggcacagtggctcacacttgtaatcccaacatgttgggaggccaaggcaggcagatcagctgagtccaggagtttgagaccagcctgggcaacatggtgaaacccagtctctaccaaaaagacaaaaaattagccgggtgtggtggtgcactcctataatcctagctactctggaggctgaggcacaagaatcgcttgaacccaggacgtggaggttgcagtgagccaagatcacacccctacactccaacctaggcaacagagcgagactctgtctcaaaaaaaaaggttaaacagTTGCATTAGGGAGATATTTTCCCCCATCTTCCAAAGTTTTTATGTGATCCTATTActcttataattaaaaaaaaaaaaaaaaatgtgtacaactggtttgaagaaaatacaaaggaaggaaaaagaccCAGGGATCTCAATTCACCACAAGCCCTAGGTGATCCCACAGTGTAATGCAGCTGCTGAAAAAAGTAACTCAATCTCAGGCAGCACAAATGCAAGTCTTGTTACCTGCCACCTCAATCAGACCACCTCAGATCACTTATTTCAGAGACACAGTGACCACTAGAAGTATGACCAGGTGAGACagtgaaggaaggggagagatCCAAATACCAAGACCCCAAAGACACTgaggttcttcagcttttgggaGATTGGAGGTAACATCTGAAGGGCTGTAAAAATAGGACTGGGACGCAATAAATAtatcatactaatgtaagatattaataatagggAAAACGTGAGAGAGTGGGTATATGAGAACTTTGTGCTTTCTGCTCAACCTAAAACTgctgtaaaaaaaattaagtctattgctttaaaaaagaacaagacagaGATAGATTTACTGGAAATGGCTTCTGGATATGGCTTTTACCCACTGAATCAAAGATGAGTGGGTAaaaaattcatggagacagattTTGATGGGATGTCAGGAATGCCTTTGGCAATCAGCGCTATCCAAACATGAACTGTGCGGCCTCAAGAGGTGGTAAACTCCCCATCAAAGGAGATATGCAGGAAAAGGTTAACAACTGCCATAGTGAAAGGCCAGTAATGAGCAGGAGGTGAGCCTACAAAACTGGGAAACCCCAGACACTGAGTCGACCTGGTTGACCTGCCCATCTGTAGCAGAGTCAATACTCTGAACATGTTTATTGACCAGAACTGGTCTGAGTCATGGACTCTAATTGTCAGGATGGGTGGGAGCAACCTGGACAGGCTTTTACCTCCTGGAGGAGGTAAAGACCCCAACACCCCTGACACCTTTCCCTGCAAGCTCCCTGGGAGAGCAACCTCCCCACTCTCCATAAAGAGTACCGCATTGAGCTGGAGCTCCAGGCTGAGGACGCCTCCACTGTCCAGCACTGGCAACAGCCTCATGGCGAACACGGCTGGGCGCTCAGGGGGAAGAGCCACACTGGGGCCAAAGAAGATGTAGAAGTGGACAGAGAAGGTGTCCAGCTCGTTGCGCAGAGTCGGGCGCACTGGCCAGCAGTGCTCAGGTGGGGATGTAGTCCCAGGCCCCTCCGCAGGGGTTCCAAGGGATGGTGGTTCTGGGGGCAGTGGCTGGTTGCCCAGTGACTGGGGCATGTTCATGGCAGCTCCAGGGACCAGGGCTCGAAGCAGGCCGGGCTGTGGGCACTCTGTGGGGCAGAGGAAACCAGAGCTTGGGCCTGTAGCCTTTACAGTCTTGAATTTACTCATAAACAGATCTGAGCTAGACAGGATTTCGCAAAGAGTGGGGAAGGATGAGAACTAGAATGCAATGTCCCTGGGGAGTGTGGGGCATTCAGGGTCATAGGGGTTTCCTAATGGTGACAGCTAACGCAATACCACACTGGAGGGAACTGAGGTCATCTATCCCTCCCTAAAGGCAGTGAAGACGCTATTGAAACAGATATTAAGTATGACAGGCTATCTCACTGACTTGCAAGGGCTTTGGCAAGGACAGTGTCCCAGAGGTCCTGGATGTTCCTGCCTACCCCAGGAAACTGAGAGATTAAATCAAAGAAAGTAATGAAGTCCTTTAGTTGTCTCAAgtcagatgcaaaaaaaaaaaaaaagttatctaaaGGCCTTCCAATAACTTGGAGCTCCAAACGGGATGGCTTCAGGGAGCGTGAAGGAGcctgggtggggaaggggaggttgtAGGGATGTGGCAGAGGGCCACTGAACAGAACCACCCCAAGTCACTTCCCAGCCACGGATATCTGCACAGACGAGGGCAAATGCAGGGGTTCTGACCTTGCAACCGCACACACAGCTGGAAGCGGATGGTCCTACCAGGGCCCCGGGATGATGTTTCCACACGCACGTAGACCCAGTGCCCCCAGGGGGGCAGTGCCAGCTCCAGCTGGCATCCCGAGGCACCTCCACAGGCCACAGAGCTTGAGTTGTGCAGGGGTGGGGCTTTGGGACGCAGACGCAGTGACAGGGGGCAGGCAGATACCCCGCGGCCCCCCACACACGCCAGCTGTGCTGAAACCCTGTAAGTGAAGCTGGGCACAAAGACCCTGGGCAGAGGAGAGGTTGGGGGTAAGAAGGCAAAAACAGAGACGAGAGGAACACAGGGCAAGGGAAGCACTAGAAAGGAAGGGGAGTGGAGTCGGAAGGAGGGCTGTTCAGGTCTCCCGCTCTGttctgggagggaaggaggcagggatcCCACCCAGGGACCAGGCAGGTAGGCGGAGAAGCCAAGAGAGAACCCTGCAGCCTATTTGAGGCCAGAGAAGTGGGAAAGGACAAGGTGTGGGGAGTCTTTGACTTACTTGTAGAGCGCTGAGCGATTGTGTGGGGAGAGGGTTTGCTCTGAGGGCCGGCCAGGAACCAGTACAGCAACATCCAGCAAACGCCGGACAATCAGCTGCGGCTGAAGGAGGTACTGACACTCATCCTGGAGACCCTGGGACAAAAGCAGGTgtggcaggagagggagagacagcaGGGGCGTGACTAAACCAAGGCAAACAGAACCTGCTGGGTGGGCCAGGGAGAAACCCCCACCCTGGCCACCACTCCCAGGCCTCTAACCCAGGTCTCTCTAAACTCTAGGTCCTTCTTGCCTGAGCAATCATTTCTGGTCATCTCTGTCCCACCTCAGTCTGCAAGGTCTGCTGGGATCCTCAGCACTGGCTGAGGTTTTGGGATTCAAACCCCGGCCCTCCTGACAATCAGGCCTGGCTTGCCCCTTCTCCCAAGCTAACCTCTCCCCCTGAGCATTCTGGGCCAGCCCAGCAGCACTGTGATCTCCAACCAGCCCATTCCCGACCAGGCTCAGAAACTTAGAACACTGGCTCTTTTAGGCAAAGTGGGGTGGGGTAGAAAGCTCCTTCAAGGCCTCCAATCCAACCCCCTCACTCTCCCTGCCACCAATCTCAACCTTTAATTTCCTTTagtccccaccctgccccactcCCACGTGTTTGTCCAGCCTCTGCTTTCACTTTCATtacacccaggtaatgagcagcCCTACACAGGTAATGAGTGTAGGGCCACTCATTACCTTCCAGGCAACCTCCAGACTATAAGCAGCTTGAGAACAGGAActctggcctattttatttttgttcctctaGACACGGGGCCTCACATAGAGTGCATACCTCACAGatgaatgtttgctgaattaatgAATCAGTAAATGGAT encodes:
- the TMEM8B gene encoding transmembrane protein 8B isoform X2, with the protein product MNMPQSLGNQPLPPEPPSLGTPAEGPGTTSPPEHCWPVRPTLRNELDTFSVHFYIFFGPSVALPPERPAVFAMRLLPVLDSGGVLSLELQLNASSVRQENVTVFGCLTHEVPLSLGDAAVTCSKESLAGFLLSVSATTRVARLRIPFPQTGTWFLALRSLCGVGPRFVRCRNATAEVRMRTFLSPCVDDCGPYGQCKLLRTHNYLYAACECKAGWRGWGCTDSADALTYGFQLLSTLLLCLSNLMFLPPVVLAIRSRYVLEAAVYTFTMFFSTFYHACDQPGIVVFCIMDYDVLQFCDFLGSLMSVWVTVIAMARLQPVVKQVLYLLGAMLLSMALQLDRHGLWNLLGPSLFALGILATAWTVRSVRRRHCYPPTWRRWLFYLCPGSLIAGSAVLLYAFVETRDNYFYIHSIWHMLIAGSVGFLLPPRAKTDHRVPSGARARGCGYQLCINEQEELGLVGPGGATVSSICAS
- the TMEM8B gene encoding transmembrane protein 8B isoform X3; the encoded protein is MNMPQSLGNQPLPPEPPSLGTPAEGPGTTSPPEHCWPVRPTLRNELDTFSVHFYIFFGPSVALPPERPAVFAMRLLPVLDSGGVLSLELQLNASSVRQENVTVFGCLTHEVPLSLGDAAVTCSKESLAGFLLSVSATTRVARLRIPFPQTGTWFLALRSLCGVGPRFVRCRNATAEVRMRTFLSPCVDDCGPYGQCKLLRTHNYLYAACECKAGWRGWGCTDSADALTYGFQLLSTLLLCLSNLMFLPPVVLAIRSRYVLEAAVYTFTMFFSTFYHACDQPGIVVFCIMDYDVLQFCDFLGSLMSVWVTVIAMARLQPVVKQVLYLLGAMLLSMALQLDRHGLWNLLGPSLFALGILATAWGPGALSRTWRTS